From Pseudomonadota bacterium:
ACGCCCGTCGAGCTCGTGCTCAAGACCTGAGAGACCCGGAACGGAGACGCCCACGTGCTCACAGCCTCTTCCGCTGACCTCGCCCTGCTCTGCCTCGCGGCATACCTGCTGGGTTCCATCCCCTTCGGCCTGGTGGTGGGCCGCGTCGTGCGCGGCGTCGATCTCCGCCAGGTGGGAAGTGGGAACATCGGCGCGGCCAACGCCTTTCGCAGCCTCGGCGCTCCGCTGGGAGTGGCCGTCCTCGCGCTCGACGCGGTGAAGGGCTATCTGCCCGTCACCCTGGCGGGTACGATGTTCGCGCTGCTGGGGCGTGCGGGCTCCCCCTGCCCGGCCACCGCGCAGGTTCTGGTGGGCGTGAGCGCCATCGTGGGGCACAACAGCTCCATCTACCTGCGCTTCAAGGGCGGCAAGGGCATCGCCACCATGTTCGGGGTTCTGCTGGCCATGAGCCCCACGGCCACCCTGGTGGCAGCCCTCGTGTGGGCAGTCGCTCTCGCCCTCACGCGCTATGCCTCGGTGGGCTCGCTCTGCGCCGCCGCGAGCATCCCCGTGTACTTCGCCTGGTCTGGCGCGCCCTCACCCCACCTCATGTTCGGCGTGGTGGCGTGCGCGATGGCGTTCGTGCGGCACCGCTCGAAC
This genomic window contains:
- the plsY gene encoding glycerol-3-phosphate 1-O-acyltransferase, producing MLTASSADLALLCLAAYLLGSIPFGLVVGRVVRGVDLRQVGSGNIGAANAFRSLGAPLGVAVLALDAVKGYLPVTLAGTMFALLGRAGSPCPATAQVLVGVSAIVGHNSSIYLRFKGGKGIATMFGVLLAMSPTATLVAALVWAVALALTRYASVGSLCAAASIPVYFAWSGAPSPHLMFGVVACAMAFVRHRSN